A region of Modestobacter marinus DNA encodes the following proteins:
- a CDS encoding rolling circle replication-associated protein, whose product MPCSDRYRRLLVRIAESRTATAHRGHGSFLTLTAPGERAHARWVPGRPGGGGPCGCRVGDLAEWNAAAGQSWNRLRLGLSRVSRFEYFRVVEVQKRGALHLHVLVWSAEPLRRDQVQRIALAAGFGCQVDLTPLSPQQHARYAAKYATKATDQRGDAPWAVDVVNTRTGEVTRGSAPARYRTWSSSRQWGLTVRDVRAANRAAMENTRLTRAAAAASTDQPAPSAAIGPTSPAAESSRDSRPTAVKLAWS is encoded by the coding sequence GTGCCCTGCTCCGACCGATACCGACGGCTGCTCGTCCGGATAGCGGAGTCCCGTACCGCGACGGCGCACCGTGGCCACGGCAGCTTCCTGACGTTGACCGCGCCGGGTGAACGCGCGCACGCCCGGTGGGTCCCTGGTCGGCCTGGTGGCGGTGGTCCCTGTGGCTGCCGGGTCGGGGACTTGGCGGAGTGGAACGCGGCTGCCGGTCAGTCGTGGAACCGCTTGCGGTTGGGCCTCTCGCGGGTGAGCCGGTTCGAGTATTTCCGGGTGGTTGAGGTCCAGAAGCGCGGCGCGCTGCACCTGCACGTCCTGGTGTGGTCTGCCGAGCCGCTGCGACGCGACCAGGTCCAGCGGATCGCGCTAGCTGCTGGGTTCGGCTGTCAGGTAGACCTGACGCCCCTGTCGCCTCAGCAGCACGCCCGCTACGCGGCGAAGTACGCCACGAAAGCCACCGATCAGCGCGGAGACGCTCCCTGGGCGGTCGACGTGGTGAACACCCGCACCGGAGAGGTCACCCGAGGCAGCGCGCCTGCGCGGTATCGCACCTGGTCGTCCTCGCGGCAGTGGGGGCTCACGGTGCGGGACGTGCGAGCGGCCAACCGCGCCGCCATGGAGAACACGCGGCTCACCCGAGCCGCCGCCGCAGCGTCGACCGACCAACCGGCCCCGTCGGCGGCGATCGGACCGACCTCGCCAGCTGCCGAGTCCAGCCGGGATAGCAGGCCTACTGCGGTGAAGCTCGCATGGAGTTGA
- a CDS encoding Fic family protein translates to MEMGEQDQNVGQHGEPPTTEHSTSYRPFPSFSEWDAGEFEDSVFARNEALLQQRREVAGEAALTAAVVTATRSAAVDTGAIEGLYQVDRGFTRTVATQAAAWEATVASRGEHVVRAIDDALRAYEFVLDAATESAPVSEVWIRQLHATICASQETYTVYTPVGPQQRPLPKGTYKTMPNNPSNASTGRIHHYAPVSDVGAEMARLVDELRSDAFQQAHPVTQAAYAHYAYVCIHPFADGNGRVARALSSAFLYRRPGVPLVVFADQRDQYLDALEAADAGNSRLFINFIESCVVDTVGVVCASVHPDVQSAALSLAAMERFYASTTSEAEFDTAAVRLAKLLHDELQAQVEALPRSEMITVRVQRLSSMPKNPTSYRQAARQANTHLVLSSAPPARAQLFLGLAVFVRNTPEASSDFAIASDVNDEVLEVALREIVPAVSATLRLKVAGWVDGQVAGGMAQLLAAAEVSWKASRG, encoded by the coding sequence ATGGAAATGGGTGAGCAGGATCAGAACGTCGGACAGCATGGCGAGCCGCCCACAACGGAACACTCAACAAGTTATCGCCCGTTTCCATCTTTCTCCGAATGGGATGCGGGCGAATTCGAAGACTCCGTATTCGCGCGCAATGAAGCATTGTTGCAGCAGCGGCGGGAGGTGGCGGGCGAGGCAGCTCTCACCGCCGCAGTGGTCACCGCCACGAGGTCGGCGGCCGTGGATACAGGAGCCATCGAGGGCCTGTATCAGGTAGATCGAGGATTTACGCGAACCGTGGCCACTCAGGCGGCAGCTTGGGAAGCTACGGTCGCTTCTCGCGGGGAGCACGTAGTTCGCGCAATCGATGACGCACTGAGGGCCTACGAGTTTGTGCTAGACGCGGCCACCGAAAGTGCGCCAGTGAGCGAGGTGTGGATTCGACAGCTCCATGCCACCATTTGCGCCAGCCAGGAGACGTATACCGTCTATACGCCTGTAGGGCCGCAGCAACGCCCTCTCCCCAAGGGTACGTACAAGACGATGCCTAACAATCCCTCGAACGCGAGCACGGGGCGCATCCATCACTACGCGCCCGTCTCAGATGTGGGAGCTGAAATGGCACGACTTGTGGATGAGTTGCGGTCAGACGCCTTCCAGCAAGCACACCCGGTGACTCAAGCCGCCTATGCCCACTACGCCTACGTGTGCATACACCCGTTCGCAGACGGCAACGGGCGGGTCGCTCGTGCGCTATCTTCGGCCTTCCTGTACCGACGCCCCGGTGTTCCGCTAGTGGTCTTCGCAGATCAGCGCGACCAGTATCTTGATGCACTAGAGGCGGCTGACGCAGGGAATTCCCGACTGTTCATCAATTTTATTGAGTCGTGCGTGGTGGACACCGTGGGAGTTGTCTGCGCGAGCGTTCACCCAGATGTTCAGTCAGCCGCACTGAGCCTGGCAGCCATGGAACGCTTTTATGCGTCCACAACCTCAGAAGCCGAGTTCGACACAGCAGCAGTGCGGCTGGCGAAACTTTTGCACGACGAGCTTCAAGCGCAGGTGGAGGCCCTTCCGCGTTCCGAAATGATCACCGTCCGCGTTCAACGGCTCTCGTCAATGCCGAAGAATCCAACCTCTTATAGGCAGGCTGCGCGTCAGGCGAATACGCACTTGGTCTTGTCCAGTGCTCCGCCAGCGAGAGCCCAACTCTTTCTCGGTCTGGCTGTCTTTGTTAGGAATACGCCTGAGGCATCTTCTGACTTCGCTATCGCTTCCGATGTGAACGACGAGGTGCTGGAGGTCGCTCTTAGGGAGATTGTCCCTGCGGTGTCGGCCACCCTGCGCCTGAAAGTAGCCGGATGGGTGGACGGGCAGGTCGCGGGTGGCATGGCTCAGCTACTCGCTGCGGCCGAGGTCTCTTGGAAAGCTAGTCGTGGGTAG
- a CDS encoding ArsR/SmtB family transcription factor, giving the protein MAADSLSRVFSALADPTRRDMVARLAVGDATVNELAAPYDVSLQAVSKHLKVLEDAGLVSRSREAQRRPVHLEAQVFDLMTKWIERYRRQAEERYRRLDDVLAAMPDDVSPIPPAAEGPPT; this is encoded by the coding sequence GTGGCGGCAGATTCCCTGTCCCGGGTGTTCTCGGCCCTGGCCGACCCCACCCGGCGCGACATGGTGGCCCGGCTCGCCGTCGGCGATGCCACGGTCAACGAACTCGCCGCCCCCTACGACGTGAGCCTGCAGGCGGTCTCCAAGCACCTGAAGGTGCTCGAGGACGCCGGCCTCGTCAGCCGCAGCCGGGAGGCCCAGCGCCGCCCGGTGCACCTGGAGGCACAGGTGTTCGACCTGATGACGAAGTGGATCGAGCGCTACCGGCGCCAGGCCGAGGAGCGCTACCGCCGGCTCGACGACGTCCTCGCCGCGATGCCGGACGACGTCTCTCCCATCCCACCCGCAGCGGAAGGCCCTCCGACATGA
- a CDS encoding ANTAR domain-containing protein, with the protein MNGPGPSAQRFAHELDQLPPAELRGPEMLAVRLARACVAALPVDGAGLSIHDPDGLRTPIGASDPLTSRAERLQFTHGAGPCLRAHDDGVRIAFDEGEITRNWPELHDALTAETPFRAVLSVPLLPPLGPLVVLDLYVHELAALPATDREDVDDVVIALTRAMVAAALGAPVTEGQRGWWDGPDALRRARVWQATGMVDVALGLDTADALAVLKAHAFATDRLVDDVAEDLVSGRLSLTELRTAVSDT; encoded by the coding sequence ATGAACGGGCCCGGTCCCTCGGCACAGCGGTTCGCCCACGAGCTGGACCAGCTGCCACCGGCGGAGCTCCGCGGGCCGGAGATGCTCGCCGTCCGGCTGGCCCGGGCCTGCGTGGCCGCCCTGCCGGTCGACGGTGCCGGGTTGAGCATCCACGACCCGGACGGGCTCCGGACGCCGATCGGCGCCAGCGACCCCCTGACCTCACGGGCCGAGCGGCTGCAGTTCACCCACGGCGCCGGCCCCTGCCTCCGCGCCCACGACGACGGCGTCCGGATCGCCTTCGACGAGGGCGAGATCACCCGGAACTGGCCCGAGCTGCACGACGCGCTGACCGCCGAGACGCCGTTCCGCGCCGTCCTGTCGGTGCCCTTGCTGCCGCCCCTGGGCCCCCTGGTGGTGCTCGACCTGTACGTGCACGAGCTCGCGGCGCTGCCGGCCACCGACCGCGAGGACGTCGACGACGTGGTCATCGCGCTCACCCGCGCCATGGTGGCCGCCGCCCTCGGTGCCCCCGTGACGGAGGGGCAGCGGGGCTGGTGGGACGGGCCGGACGCCCTGCGCCGCGCCCGCGTCTGGCAGGCGACCGGGATGGTGGACGTCGCCCTGGGCCTGGACACCGCCGACGCGCTGGCCGTGCTCAAGGCACACGCCTTCGCCACCGACCGGCTGGTCGACGACGTCGCCGAGGACCTCGTCAGCGGGCGGCTGTCCCTCACCGAACTCCGGACCGCCGTCTCCGACACCTGA
- a CDS encoding GGDEF domain-containing protein gives MTPPPVTSPATRRSVFRRPTDLVERTRWLFGACAVVSLVLTTGGAVAGAGTWRLLAIAVAVAALLGSWLHRYTARRGSFALDLLDAVAICLFALASPVPAVALGVTFSALWFRAVYGRDRDTWAYTTAQCAGLVAALALWEVFPGHTAPAPAAPLLGALPIAPLLAVVARHLARVLQEHQAAQAWDATLSRLTTQLLGVTDVEQIRERGWEAAEHICRITPGLSVVIVEDDGERLLVQRSVGPVHQLPGTLDRTPSAVGLAAAAGSQEPRDVTAPPELVAAAGGASCWAAIPLPDEPGRNLLLGGSVLHPAGVALFQQLVNQAALAVRATSAHRELEVQARTDALTGLANRGTFSAALAAATPSAAGDPWLLFVDLDDFKLVNDRLGHAAGDDLLRAVGARLAGVVRAPDLCARLGGDEFAVLVHAADAAEAETLGRRLVEAVSAPVPLAAGTARVGASIGAARVLPGASWTSTLQQADLAMYAAKAAGKNRVHVSGAAPQLTSGALIPS, from the coding sequence ATGACCCCACCACCCGTGACGTCGCCTGCGACACGCCGGTCGGTCTTCCGTCGCCCCACCGACCTGGTCGAACGCACCCGGTGGCTCTTCGGCGCCTGCGCCGTCGTGTCCCTGGTGCTCACCACGGGCGGCGCGGTCGCCGGCGCCGGCACCTGGCGGCTGCTCGCGATCGCGGTGGCCGTGGCGGCACTGCTCGGGTCCTGGCTGCACCGGTACACCGCTCGCCGCGGGTCGTTCGCCCTGGACCTCCTCGACGCCGTGGCCATCTGCCTGTTCGCCCTCGCCTCGCCGGTGCCGGCGGTCGCCCTGGGCGTCACCTTCTCCGCGCTGTGGTTCCGCGCCGTCTACGGCCGCGACCGGGACACCTGGGCCTACACGACCGCCCAGTGCGCCGGTCTGGTCGCCGCCCTGGCGCTGTGGGAGGTCTTCCCCGGTCACACCGCCCCGGCCCCGGCCGCCCCGCTGCTGGGCGCACTCCCCATCGCGCCGCTGCTCGCCGTCGTCGCCCGGCACCTGGCCCGGGTGCTGCAGGAGCACCAGGCGGCGCAGGCCTGGGACGCCACTCTCTCCCGGCTGACCACCCAGCTGCTCGGTGTCACCGACGTCGAGCAGATCAGGGAGCGCGGCTGGGAGGCCGCCGAGCACATCTGCCGGATCACCCCCGGCCTGTCCGTCGTCATCGTCGAGGACGACGGGGAGCGACTGCTGGTGCAGCGCTCCGTCGGCCCTGTCCACCAGCTGCCCGGCACCCTGGACCGGACGCCGTCCGCCGTGGGCCTGGCGGCTGCCGCCGGCTCGCAGGAGCCCCGGGACGTCACGGCTCCGCCGGAGCTCGTCGCGGCGGCCGGCGGAGCATCCTGCTGGGCGGCGATCCCACTGCCCGACGAACCCGGCAGGAACCTCCTGCTGGGCGGCAGCGTGCTCCACCCCGCGGGCGTGGCGCTGTTCCAGCAGCTGGTGAACCAGGCGGCCCTCGCCGTCCGGGCGACCAGCGCGCACCGGGAGCTCGAGGTCCAGGCGCGCACCGACGCCCTCACCGGCCTGGCCAACCGCGGCACCTTCTCCGCCGCACTGGCGGCAGCGACCCCCAGCGCCGCCGGGGACCCGTGGCTGCTGTTCGTCGACCTCGACGACTTCAAGCTGGTCAACGACCGGCTGGGGCACGCCGCGGGTGACGACCTGCTGCGCGCGGTGGGCGCGCGGCTGGCCGGCGTCGTCCGCGCACCGGACCTGTGTGCCCGGCTGGGCGGCGACGAGTTCGCCGTCCTGGTGCACGCCGCCGACGCCGCGGAGGCCGAGACGCTGGGACGGCGACTGGTCGAGGCGGTCTCCGCACCGGTCCCGCTGGCCGCCGGCACGGCCCGGGTGGGCGCCAGCATCGGCGCCGCGCGCGTGCTGCCCGGCGCCTCGTGGACCAGCACGCTGCAGCAGGCCGACCTGGCGATGTACGCGGCCAAGGCCGCCGGCAAGAACCGGGTGCACGTCTCCGGCGCCGCACCGCAGCTCACCAGCGGGGCGCTGATCCCGTCCTGA
- a CDS encoding HNH endonuclease signature motif containing protein: MTTTAIPSGPWRGLIDIVFTGDWHRHNGAVPADERLATRLRGVQRRRAMAAAEEAELILELAGHRPAALDPDGPGARRPGWANEPGGEEISEFFLAELATVLNLGRGTAAVRLRRALTWSRKLPATFAALATGELDERRAQVLADVLEHTHAQLAGQVEAALLDQARDLSVARLEKRATEELLRLDAAASEERQAEAAKSADVRLYPSGIDGRSTLAADLPTDEAAECHDLLDQLARMLKADGDPRPIGALRAHVLSALIRRPADTGLPAVAAHLTITADLHALTGTSSTPGEVNGLPITAAHLRELLARVGALGLTTPEGGTLTYALTGPNGQLLATLTPTELARLARRSCPTHTDPSSCECAVLGPPPPTDAYTPTDRQRAFVLTRDQRCRFPNCGQRVGWTDLDHVTAHACGGATDCTNLSHTQDHP; encoded by the coding sequence GTGACGACGACGGCGATCCCCTCAGGCCCGTGGCGGGGTCTGATCGACATCGTCTTCACCGGTGACTGGCACCGCCACAACGGTGCAGTGCCCGCCGACGAGCGGCTGGCCACCCGGTTGCGGGGCGTGCAGCGGCGGCGGGCGATGGCCGCCGCCGAGGAGGCCGAGCTGATCCTGGAGCTGGCCGGCCACCGGCCCGCCGCCCTGGACCCCGACGGCCCCGGAGCCCGACGGCCCGGGTGGGCCAATGAACCCGGTGGTGAGGAGATCAGTGAGTTCTTCCTCGCCGAACTCGCCACCGTCCTCAACCTCGGTCGGGGGACGGCGGCGGTCCGGCTGCGACGGGCGCTGACCTGGTCGAGGAAGCTACCGGCCACCTTCGCCGCCCTGGCCACCGGGGAACTGGACGAACGCCGCGCCCAGGTACTGGCCGATGTCCTGGAGCACACCCACGCCCAGCTCGCCGGCCAGGTGGAGGCCGCATTGTTGGACCAGGCGCGGGACCTGTCGGTCGCGCGGCTGGAGAAACGCGCCACCGAAGAACTGCTCCGCCTGGACGCCGCCGCCAGTGAGGAACGCCAGGCCGAAGCCGCGAAGTCCGCCGACGTACGCCTCTACCCCTCAGGGATCGACGGCCGGTCCACGTTGGCCGCGGACCTGCCCACCGACGAGGCCGCCGAATGCCACGACCTGCTCGACCAACTCGCCCGGATGCTCAAAGCCGACGGCGACCCCCGCCCGATCGGGGCGCTGCGGGCGCACGTGCTCTCGGCGCTGATCCGCCGCCCCGCCGACACCGGCCTGCCCGCGGTGGCCGCCCACCTCACCATCACCGCCGACCTGCACGCCCTCACCGGGACCAGCAGCACACCGGGTGAGGTCAACGGCCTGCCGATCACCGCCGCCCACCTGCGCGAACTCCTCGCCCGGGTCGGCGCCCTCGGCCTCACCACCCCCGAGGGCGGCACCCTGACCTACGCCCTCACCGGCCCGAACGGGCAGCTGCTGGCCACGCTCACCCCCACCGAACTCGCCCGCCTGGCCCGCCGCAGCTGCCCGACCCACACAGACCCATCCAGCTGCGAGTGCGCAGTGCTCGGACCGCCGCCACCGACCGACGCCTACACCCCGACCGACCGCCAACGCGCCTTCGTCCTCACCCGCGACCAACGCTGCCGGTTCCCCAACTGCGGCCAACGCGTCGGCTGGACCGACCTCGACCACGTCACCGCCCACGCCTGCGGCGGAGCCACCGACTGCACCAACCTCAGCCATACCCAGGACCACCCCTGA
- a CDS encoding SRPBCC family protein, translating to MSRVPTVPSPPPAYCFVTVWRVPGTIAEVQAVLSDSAALPRWWPAVYLDVVPVADGEPDGLGRTVELFTTGWLPYTLRWTLRITETMTDTGFALAAVGDLVGTGRWTFVQEGPEVVITYDWQVRAAKPLLARLSWLLRPAFEANHRWAMARGEESLALELRRRRDPAADVPRPPGPTFRRAGSAR from the coding sequence GTGAGCAGAGTGCCGACCGTGCCCTCGCCGCCGCCCGCGTACTGCTTCGTCACCGTCTGGCGGGTGCCGGGCACGATCGCCGAGGTGCAGGCGGTGCTCAGCGACAGCGCCGCGCTGCCCCGCTGGTGGCCGGCCGTCTACCTCGACGTCGTCCCGGTCGCCGACGGGGAGCCGGATGGGCTGGGGCGCACGGTCGAGCTCTTCACGACGGGCTGGCTGCCCTACACGCTGCGCTGGACGCTGCGGATCACCGAGACGATGACCGACACCGGCTTCGCTCTGGCCGCGGTCGGTGACCTGGTGGGCACCGGCCGGTGGACCTTCGTGCAGGAGGGGCCGGAGGTGGTGATCACCTACGACTGGCAGGTGCGCGCGGCCAAGCCGTTGCTGGCTCGGCTCAGCTGGCTGCTGCGGCCGGCGTTCGAGGCGAACCACCGGTGGGCGATGGCCCGTGGCGAGGAGAGCCTGGCGCTGGAGCTCCGCCGCCGGCGCGACCCGGCCGCCGATGTCCCCCGGCCGCCCGGGCCGACCTTCCGGCGAGCCGGCTCCGCCCGCTGA
- a CDS encoding sulfite exporter TauE/SafE family protein has protein sequence MTGWEMLAVAAAGFAAGGINAVVGSGTLVTFPVLLAVGLPPVTATITNSLGLVPGNLTGAIGYRRELHGQRRLLLRLLPASVLGALTGAFLLLHLPASAFETIVPALVGLAVVLVAVQPLLQRRLAARRARAGTVEQEQVLGRGRVAALFAGAYATGTYGGYFAASQGVLQIGIFGMLLREPLQRLNAIKNVLTLAVNAVAAVAYVVVATERIDWRAAALVAGGAVVGGYVGSTLGRRLPAALLRTAIVLLGLTAIWVLLR, from the coding sequence ATGACCGGGTGGGAGATGCTCGCGGTCGCCGCCGCCGGATTCGCCGCGGGCGGCATCAACGCCGTCGTCGGCTCCGGCACCCTGGTCACCTTCCCCGTGCTGCTGGCCGTCGGGCTGCCGCCGGTGACCGCGACGATCACCAACTCCCTCGGCCTGGTGCCCGGCAACCTGACCGGCGCGATCGGCTACCGCCGGGAGCTGCACGGTCAACGCCGACTGCTGCTGCGGCTGCTGCCGGCGTCGGTGCTGGGCGCGCTCACCGGCGCCTTCCTGCTGCTGCACCTGCCCGCCTCCGCGTTCGAGACGATCGTGCCGGCGCTCGTCGGGCTGGCCGTGGTGCTGGTCGCCGTCCAGCCGCTGCTGCAACGCCGGCTGGCCGCCCGCCGGGCCCGGGCGGGCACCGTCGAGCAGGAGCAGGTGCTCGGCCGCGGCCGGGTCGCCGCGCTCTTCGCCGGCGCCTACGCCACGGGCACCTACGGCGGCTACTTCGCCGCCAGTCAGGGCGTGCTGCAGATCGGCATCTTCGGCATGCTGCTCCGCGAGCCGCTGCAGCGGCTCAACGCGATCAAGAACGTGCTGACCCTGGCCGTCAACGCCGTGGCCGCGGTGGCCTACGTGGTGGTGGCGACGGAGCGGATCGACTGGCGCGCGGCCGCCCTGGTGGCCGGCGGCGCCGTGGTCGGCGGATACGTCGGGTCGACGCTGGGACGGCGACTGCCCGCCGCGCTGCTGCGGACCGCGATCGTGCTGCTCGGGCTGACCGCCATCTGGGTGCTGCTGCGCTGA
- a CDS encoding recombinase family protein, with amino-acid sequence MSARVSAAAVYARISSDTEGRALGVTRQLEDCRRLAESLGWSVAQEYVDNDLSAYSGKRRPAYEQLLADVADGLRDAVICYHVDRLTRRPVELEQFVATVDAAGVRQVRFVSGDMDLGTGDGLLIGRIMAAVAANESAAKSRRVLRKLEQIAAEGRPHGGNRRPFGYEDDRVTVRPKEAEVIRQLVARYLAGESSRSLCSWLEANGVRTTTGVEWHSPSLRGVLKSGRIAGLREHRGEVVGPAVWDAIISPADRDRVLARMAEAAVTGRRSPRRYLLSGLLRCGRCGGKLFSSPRGDTRRYVCVSGPDHGGGCGRLTVVAEPVEQLLVEAVLQRLDSPHLAQTLTGRSGDVVALELSDGLAADQEQLDELAVMFGKQEISAREWRAAREPIERRMTDRQRQLSAATSTDALAGLPGNSGPLREQWPELNLTRQAAIVSAVLDHAVIAPGQPGSRSLDPTRVRPIWRL; translated from the coding sequence ATGTCAGCACGGGTGAGCGCGGCGGCGGTGTACGCGCGGATCAGCAGTGACACCGAGGGTCGGGCGCTGGGGGTGACCCGACAGTTGGAGGACTGTCGGCGGCTGGCCGAGAGTCTGGGTTGGTCGGTGGCTCAGGAGTACGTCGACAACGATCTGTCGGCGTACTCGGGTAAGCGCCGCCCGGCATACGAGCAGCTGCTGGCCGACGTAGCAGACGGGCTGCGGGACGCGGTGATCTGCTATCACGTGGACCGGCTGACCCGCCGACCGGTGGAGTTGGAGCAGTTCGTGGCCACCGTGGACGCCGCCGGCGTGCGGCAGGTCCGGTTCGTGTCCGGGGACATGGACCTGGGCACCGGGGACGGCTTGCTGATCGGAAGGATCATGGCGGCGGTGGCAGCGAACGAGTCAGCGGCGAAGAGCCGGCGAGTGCTCCGGAAGTTGGAGCAGATCGCTGCCGAAGGCCGCCCGCACGGCGGCAATCGGCGGCCGTTCGGCTACGAAGACGACCGGGTGACGGTTCGGCCGAAGGAGGCCGAGGTGATCCGGCAGCTGGTGGCCCGCTACCTGGCCGGGGAGAGCTCGCGGTCCCTGTGCAGCTGGCTGGAGGCCAACGGGGTGAGGACCACGACCGGGGTGGAGTGGCACAGCCCTTCCCTGCGGGGTGTGCTGAAGTCGGGCCGGATCGCTGGGCTGCGGGAGCACCGGGGCGAGGTGGTCGGCCCGGCGGTGTGGGACGCGATCATCAGCCCGGCCGACCGGGACCGGGTGCTGGCTCGAATGGCGGAGGCGGCGGTGACCGGCCGCCGGTCACCGCGTCGGTATTTGCTGTCGGGCTTACTGCGCTGCGGGCGGTGCGGAGGGAAGTTGTTCTCCTCCCCGCGAGGCGACACGCGCCGCTACGTGTGCGTGTCCGGCCCGGATCACGGCGGCGGGTGCGGACGATTGACCGTCGTGGCTGAACCGGTCGAGCAGCTGCTGGTCGAAGCGGTCTTGCAGCGCCTCGACAGCCCCCACCTGGCCCAGACTCTCACCGGTCGGAGCGGTGACGTGGTGGCGCTCGAGCTCAGCGACGGCCTGGCCGCCGACCAGGAGCAGCTGGACGAGTTGGCGGTGATGTTCGGCAAGCAGGAGATCAGCGCCCGCGAATGGCGAGCGGCCAGGGAACCGATCGAGCGGCGCATGACCGACCGGCAGCGGCAGCTGTCGGCGGCAACGAGCACCGACGCGCTGGCCGGTCTGCCCGGCAACAGCGGTCCACTCCGCGAGCAATGGCCTGAACTCAACCTCACGCGGCAGGCGGCCATCGTCTCAGCGGTTCTCGACCACGCCGTCATCGCTCCCGGTCAGCCGGGCAGCCGTTCCCTGGACCCGACCCGTGTTCGGCCGATCTGGCGCCTGTGA
- a CDS encoding sulfite exporter TauE/SafE family protein has product MDPLEFGLLVLAGLGAGLIGSIAGLASLISYPALLATGLSPVSANVTNTVALVLSGVGAVSASRPELTGTRHRLVRLGVAGLLGGVVGAALLLLTPTEAFEKVVPFLIAGAAAAILVQRPPRELAAEGAAAGQPRHDSWGLVLGTFAVSIYAGYFGAAAGVVLLAMYLLVGGEGVPRSNALKNVVLLLANGVAALGYALLADVAWLAALPLAIGFLLGGRLGPRVVRRAPQTLLRRLIAVAGLALAVRLGLDAFG; this is encoded by the coding sequence ATGGACCCCCTGGAGTTCGGGCTGCTGGTGCTGGCCGGTCTCGGCGCCGGGCTGATCGGCAGCATCGCCGGCCTGGCGTCGCTGATCAGCTACCCCGCACTGCTGGCCACCGGCCTGTCGCCGGTCTCGGCCAACGTGACCAACACCGTGGCCCTGGTGCTCAGCGGGGTCGGCGCGGTCAGCGCGTCCCGGCCGGAGCTCACCGGGACGCGCCACCGGCTCGTCCGGCTGGGGGTGGCCGGGCTGCTCGGCGGCGTCGTCGGTGCGGCACTGCTCCTGCTGACCCCGACCGAGGCGTTCGAGAAGGTGGTGCCCTTCCTCATCGCCGGCGCGGCCGCCGCGATCCTGGTCCAGCGCCCGCCCCGGGAGCTGGCCGCCGAGGGCGCGGCGGCCGGGCAGCCGCGCCACGACTCCTGGGGGCTGGTGCTGGGCACCTTCGCCGTCTCCATCTACGCCGGGTACTTCGGGGCGGCCGCCGGGGTGGTGTTGCTGGCGATGTACCTGCTGGTCGGCGGGGAGGGCGTGCCCCGCAGCAACGCACTGAAGAACGTGGTCCTGCTGCTGGCCAACGGGGTGGCCGCGCTGGGCTACGCCCTCCTCGCCGACGTCGCGTGGCTGGCCGCCCTCCCCCTGGCGATCGGCTTCCTGCTCGGCGGCCGGCTCGGTCCGCGGGTGGTGCGCCGGGCGCCGCAGACGCTGCTGCGCCGGCTGATCGCCGTCGCCGGGCTCGCCCTCGCCGTGCGCCTGGGCCTCGACGCCTTCGGTTGA
- a CDS encoding LysE family translocator, which produces MSWSTYGSFVVVAVVLIVIPGPDFAVVTKNALAGGRRRGAWSSLGVASAAAVQGIAAAAGLGAAIAHAQPVFRVITWVGAGYLVLLAAQALRSAVAGRYAPLGPGGAPSARGALTGWRQGFLANITNPKVLVFYLALLPQFLGPDPSLVAMSALALTHAALTLLSLLLVVAGLHRARHVLMRRRVRRSLDAVTGVALLGFGARLITE; this is translated from the coding sequence GTGAGCTGGTCGACGTACGGGTCGTTCGTCGTGGTCGCAGTGGTCCTCATCGTGATCCCCGGACCGGACTTCGCGGTGGTCACCAAGAACGCGCTGGCCGGCGGCCGACGCCGTGGGGCGTGGAGCTCGCTCGGAGTCGCCAGTGCAGCCGCCGTGCAGGGCATCGCCGCGGCAGCCGGTCTCGGAGCCGCGATCGCGCACGCCCAGCCGGTCTTCCGGGTGATCACCTGGGTGGGGGCGGGCTACCTCGTCCTGCTGGCCGCGCAGGCACTCCGTTCCGCGGTCGCTGGGCGCTATGCACCGCTCGGCCCGGGCGGTGCCCCTTCAGCTCGCGGCGCGCTCACCGGCTGGCGGCAGGGCTTCCTCGCGAACATCACCAATCCGAAGGTGCTGGTCTTCTACCTCGCGCTGCTGCCGCAGTTCCTCGGCCCGGATCCGAGTCTCGTCGCGATGAGTGCGCTGGCACTGACGCACGCCGCGCTGACCCTGCTGTCCCTGCTGCTGGTCGTCGCCGGACTGCATCGCGCCCGGCACGTGCTCATGCGCCGGCGCGTGCGCCGGTCCCTCGACGCGGTCACGGGAGTCGCACTGCTCGGCTTCGGCGCCCGACTGATCACCGAGTAA